The following are from one region of the Takifugu rubripes chromosome 12, fTakRub1.2, whole genome shotgun sequence genome:
- the LOC115251747 gene encoding homeodomain-interacting protein kinase 2-like, with protein sequence MAHCYQHLCPYPSAYEHNIVEIGSILYSRQTNYLVQSILGEGAFGKVVKCIRLRDNKTVAVKVIKKEEDYYDCVEQEIQALLRLQRLDPEICNIVQIHAAFFDRGYFCFVFEYLDKSLFDFMEENNFRPLPLNAIRFIVQQLAIALQSLRSVGLTHCDIKLDNIMLVDHEKQPFRVKLIDFGLAGVASTIPQGSVIQALCFRSPEVLLGLPLTEAVDIWSLGCVVGKLHLGNRLFDGYNEYDVMRSIVELLGQPPNRMLDAGKKTKQYFKKSMFAWNQSWKLKTGRRAGHNFLDSLDDILCAFPTKGSENSELGLFVNMLKKMLDVDPATRITPAQLLQHGFLTNTEVGTTSEELEVTASQETGQTLQSQCETPQKNQESQLKTGQKRKHESKNDDPTCHDSKRPKIQSR encoded by the exons ATGGCACACTG CTACCAACATTTGTGTCCATATCCATCTGCATACGAGCACAACATAGTGGAAATTGGAAGTATACTCTAttccagacaaaccaattatCTGGTGCAGTCCATTCTGGGAGAGGGTGCATTTGGCAAAGTAGTCAAATGTATAAGGTTGAGAGACAACAAGACTGTGGCAGTCAAAGTcataaagaaagaagaagattaCTATGATTGTGTAGAGCAGGAA ATTCAAGCCCTGCTAAGGCTTCAAAGACTGGATCCAGAAATATGCAACATTGTCCAGATTCACGCAGCCTTTTTTGACAGAGGATATTTCTGTTTCGTCTTTGAGTACCTGGACAAAAGTCTCTTTGACTTCATGGAGGAGAACAATTTTCGTCCTCTGCCTCTAAACGCAATCAGATTTATTGTCCAACAG ctTGCAATTGCACTTCAGTCTCTGAGGAGCGTGGGACTGACACACTGTGACATAAAGCTGGACAATATTATGTTAGTGGACCATGAAAAGCAGCCTTTCAGAGTCAAACTTATTGACTTTGGCCTTGCTGGGGTTGCATCCACTATACCACAGGGCTCAGTTATACAGGCCCTCTGTTTCAG GTCTCCAGAGGTCCTTTTGGGTCTTCCGTTGACAGAGGCTGTGGACATTTGGTCTTTGGGCTGTGTGGTTGGAAAGTTACACCTTGGGAATCGGCTGTTTGATGGGTACAATGAGTATGACGTG ATGAGGAGCATTGTGGAGCTACTAGGTCAACCTCCAAATCGAATGCTGGATGCAGGGAAAAAAACGAAGCAATACTTTAAGAAAAGCATGTTTGCATGGAATCAATCATGGAAACTAAAG ACAGGCAGAAGAGCAGGACATAATTTTCTGGATTCTCTGGATGACATTTTATGC GCCTTCCCTACTAAAGGCAGTGAAAATTCAGAACTTGGTCTTTTTGTGAACATGTTAAAGAAAATGCTTGACGTAGATCCTGCTACACGCATTACTCCAGCTCAACTGCTGCAACAtggttttctgacaaacactga GGTGGGGACTACCTCTGAAGAGCTAGAGGTTACTGCCAGCCAGGAAACTGGACAGACGTTGCAGTCGCAGTGTGAAACCCCCCAGAAGAACCAAGAGAGCCAAttaaaaacagggcagaaaagaaagCATGAGTCTAAAAATGATGATCCAACTTGTCACGACTCCAAGCGGCCTAAAATTCAGTCAAGGTGA